Proteins co-encoded in one Vibrio aquimaris genomic window:
- the arsJ gene encoding organoarsenical effux MFS transporter ArsJ, translating into MLVTFNYWNFTITDGALRMLVVLYFHDLGYSTLEIASLFLFYEFFGVVTNLVGGFLGARLGLNKTMNLGLLMQIVALTMLAVPTAWLTISWVMLAQALSGIAKDLNKMSAKSSIKSLVPEQQQGALYKWVAVLTGSKNALKGVGFFIGGLLLSLVGFKYAVVLMASILTLVLIGSLYGLEGDLGKAKNKPKFHDIFSKSRSINILSAARMFLFGARDVWFVVALPVYLGSVFGWNHSWVGGFLASWVIAYGLVQGIAPKITGSSEGSAPDGASALFWAGLLAVITGGIAYGVQIEWQPELVIILGLLMFGAVFAINSSLHSYLIVSYAKGDGVSLDVGFYYMANAMGRLIGTILSGWVFQIAGLATCLWVSFVFIVLTTLISIQLPSRRH; encoded by the coding sequence ATGTTAGTGACGTTCAATTATTGGAACTTCACCATTACAGATGGCGCATTGAGAATGCTGGTGGTGTTGTATTTCCACGATTTGGGATACAGCACACTGGAAATCGCCTCTCTGTTTTTGTTTTATGAGTTTTTTGGCGTAGTGACCAACCTAGTTGGTGGTTTTTTGGGAGCTAGACTTGGTCTAAATAAGACCATGAATCTTGGATTATTGATGCAGATTGTTGCTTTAACCATGTTGGCTGTCCCTACTGCATGGTTAACCATATCTTGGGTAATGTTGGCACAAGCTTTATCAGGTATTGCAAAAGATCTTAATAAAATGAGTGCCAAAAGCTCTATCAAATCCTTGGTTCCAGAACAGCAACAAGGCGCTTTGTATAAATGGGTCGCTGTTCTGACAGGCTCTAAAAACGCGTTGAAAGGAGTGGGATTTTTTATTGGTGGGTTATTACTGTCTTTAGTTGGATTTAAATATGCTGTGGTCTTGATGGCAAGCATATTGACCTTAGTTCTTATCGGCAGCTTGTATGGTTTAGAAGGTGATTTAGGTAAGGCGAAAAATAAGCCAAAGTTTCATGATATTTTTTCTAAGTCGCGTTCTATTAATATTTTATCTGCCGCACGCATGTTTTTGTTTGGTGCACGAGATGTTTGGTTTGTTGTTGCCTTACCTGTTTATCTAGGGAGTGTCTTTGGCTGGAATCATTCGTGGGTCGGTGGCTTTTTAGCCTCTTGGGTGATTGCTTACGGCCTTGTGCAGGGTATAGCGCCAAAAATAACAGGCAGTTCTGAAGGGAGTGCACCAGATGGTGCTTCGGCGTTATTCTGGGCTGGTTTGCTCGCGGTGATCACAGGGGGCATAGCATATGGGGTTCAAATTGAATGGCAGCCTGAATTAGTTATTATTCTCGGTTTACTCATGTTTGGCGCAGTGTTTGCGATCAATTCATCTTTGCACTCTTACCTTATCGTTAGTTATGCCAAAGGCGATGGCGTGTCTTTGGATGTGGGCTTTTATTATATGGCCAACGCGATGGGACGCTTAATCGGGACTATACTCTCGGGTTGGGTATTTCAAATCGCGGGGCTGGCTACTTGTTTGTGGGTTTCTTTTGTTTTTATTGTTCTAACTACGTTAATTTCTATTCAGTTACCCAGTAGGCGTCATTAA
- a CDS encoding ArsJ-associated glyceraldehyde-3-phosphate dehydrogenase, translating to MTIKVGINGFGRIGRLALRAAFDWEDIEFIQINDVAGDAQTLAHLLEFDSVQGRWHHEVQAEANDILIQGQRIKTLREKDIDAVDWSGCDVVIESTGKHRKTSLLEKYLTQGVKRVVVSAPVKEEGVANIVVGVNDSIFDSEKHRIVTAASCTTNCIAPIVKVIHEHLGIEKSSFTTIHDLTNTQTILDAPHKDLRRARACGMSLIPTTTGSATAIIEIFPDLKDKINGHAVRVPLANASLTDIIFEVKRDTTLEEVNKLLKEASEGELKGILGFERRPLVSIDYKGDQRSTIVDALSTMVVGERMVKIYAWYDNEMGYATRTAELVRKVGNV from the coding sequence ATGACTATTAAAGTTGGAATCAATGGCTTTGGCCGTATTGGGCGTCTTGCTTTACGTGCTGCATTTGATTGGGAAGATATCGAGTTTATCCAGATCAATGACGTCGCAGGTGATGCACAGACGCTAGCACACTTATTAGAGTTCGACTCAGTGCAAGGGCGTTGGCACCATGAAGTGCAAGCTGAAGCTAACGACATTTTGATTCAGGGGCAACGAATTAAAACACTTCGTGAGAAAGATATTGATGCCGTTGATTGGTCTGGCTGCGATGTTGTGATTGAATCGACAGGCAAACATCGTAAGACCTCTTTGCTTGAGAAGTATCTAACTCAAGGCGTGAAACGTGTTGTTGTTTCGGCGCCTGTAAAGGAAGAAGGCGTCGCCAATATTGTGGTCGGAGTTAACGATAGTATCTTTGACTCTGAAAAGCACCGAATTGTTACTGCGGCATCATGTACAACCAATTGTATTGCTCCGATAGTTAAAGTGATCCATGAGCATCTTGGTATTGAGAAGTCGTCATTTACGACCATTCATGATTTGACTAACACTCAGACTATCCTTGATGCGCCGCATAAAGATTTGCGCCGTGCAAGAGCTTGTGGCATGAGTTTAATTCCTACGACTACTGGCAGTGCTACCGCCATTATTGAAATATTTCCAGATTTAAAAGACAAGATTAATGGTCACGCCGTTCGGGTTCCACTAGCAAATGCGTCGTTGACAGACATTATTTTTGAAGTCAAACGAGACACGACACTAGAGGAAGTGAACAAACTACTCAAAGAGGCATCAGAGGGAGAGCTTAAAGGTATCCTTGGTTTTGAGAGGCGTCCACTAGTGTCCATAGATTACAAAGGCGATCAGCGCTCAACCATAGTTGATGCTCTATCAACCATGGTGGTTGGTGAGCGAATGGTGAAAATCTATGCCTGGTATGATAACGAGATGGGTTATGCAACACGCACCGCTGAGCTAGTAAGAAAAGTAGGTAATGTGTGA
- a CDS encoding metalloregulator ArsR/SmtB family transcription factor: MLPHQFFKLLSDETRVRCVLLIEREQCLSVGELTEALQESQPKISRHLAQLRSSGILVDIRQGQWVFYRLSKDLPGWMKKLVDNLVASQCLATLYQKDVARLHRISGRPVCCQDR; encoded by the coding sequence ATGTTGCCACATCAGTTTTTTAAATTACTTTCAGATGAAACCAGAGTGCGTTGTGTATTGTTGATCGAACGTGAGCAGTGTTTGTCTGTGGGTGAATTGACCGAGGCTTTGCAGGAAAGTCAGCCGAAGATTTCTCGCCATCTCGCTCAGCTTAGATCAAGTGGAATTTTAGTTGATATCCGGCAAGGTCAGTGGGTTTTTTACCGACTAAGTAAGGACTTGCCCGGTTGGATGAAAAAGTTGGTCGATAATTTGGTTGCCTCACAGTGTTTAGCAACGCTATATCAGAAAGACGTTGCAAGACTTCATCGTATTTCTGGCCGGCCAGTTTGTTGTCAAGATAGATAA
- a CDS encoding EAL and HDOD domain-containing protein: protein MRDTYVARQPIFNARRQTLGYELLFRDGEQNAYPAHIEANRATYRLIVENFLSLGVNPALVQSRSFINFPHKSLLRRLPLTLPKDKVVIEVLETCSPTDELYEAIKEISLAGYIVALDDFVYSQEWERFLPYVQIIKLDIMAMGLDEACEFVKQHKSRGSRRKFLAERVETEQDFLTARSAGFTFFQGYFFSKPEMIKQRYISPEQIIAMELLSEVCKTEVDFQKVEAIVAKDVALSYQLLRFVNTMSERLAVTISSFRQALVYLGEDRLRIFVSLTVASFISIKKPKELYNLSLQRAQFCQLMARDNPFNQYREQAFLIGLFSTLDALLDLSLEELVRQLPLNQTIEKALLERQGPYGILLNLEECYEKADWLGMQRACHQLNLSVDEVMARISEAQRWSRDIHRLV, encoded by the coding sequence ATGCGTGATACATATGTAGCTCGTCAGCCAATTTTCAACGCTAGGCGACAGACATTGGGATACGAGCTGCTCTTTCGTGATGGGGAGCAGAATGCTTATCCTGCTCATATTGAGGCGAATCGAGCGACATATAGGCTAATTGTTGAGAACTTTTTATCTCTCGGGGTTAATCCTGCTTTGGTGCAATCACGTAGCTTTATTAACTTTCCCCATAAAAGTTTACTTAGGCGCTTGCCTCTTACTTTGCCAAAGGATAAGGTCGTCATCGAAGTGTTGGAAACCTGTTCTCCCACTGATGAATTATACGAGGCAATAAAAGAAATCAGTCTTGCTGGATATATTGTTGCTTTGGATGATTTTGTATATAGCCAAGAGTGGGAGCGCTTCTTACCTTATGTCCAAATTATAAAGCTTGATATTATGGCTATGGGGTTAGACGAGGCTTGCGAGTTTGTTAAGCAGCATAAATCTCGCGGTAGTCGACGTAAATTTCTTGCCGAGCGTGTTGAGACTGAACAAGACTTTTTAACGGCTCGTTCTGCTGGGTTTACCTTTTTCCAAGGCTACTTCTTTAGTAAACCAGAGATGATAAAGCAGCGTTATATCAGTCCTGAACAGATTATTGCAATGGAGTTACTTAGTGAAGTTTGCAAGACGGAGGTCGACTTTCAAAAGGTAGAAGCGATTGTGGCTAAAGATGTCGCCTTATCTTACCAACTGCTTCGTTTTGTCAATACGATGTCCGAAAGGTTAGCAGTGACTATTTCGTCGTTTCGCCAAGCCTTGGTGTATCTTGGGGAAGATAGGCTACGAATTTTTGTATCTCTCACAGTTGCCTCTTTTATCTCGATTAAAAAACCTAAAGAGCTTTACAATTTGTCTCTTCAACGTGCACAGTTTTGCCAATTGATGGCCCGTGACAACCCATTTAACCAATATAGGGAACAAGCATTTCTTATCGGACTTTTCTCTACATTAGATGCCTTGTTGGATCTCTCTCTTGAAGAACTCGTTAGGCAGTTACCTCTCAACCAAACTATTGAAAAAGCGCTGTTAGAGCGCCAAGGTCCTTATGGTATCTTGCTTAACTTAGAAGAGTGCTATGAGAAAGCCGATTGGCTCGGGATGCAAAGAGCGTGTCACCAGCTCAACTTGTCGGTTGATGAGGTCATGGCTCGAATATCAGAAGCACAGCGCTGGAGCCGAGATATCCACCGGCTCGTTTGA
- the rhtB gene encoding homoserine/homoserine lactone efflux protein, which produces MDMHIWFAYVVTAVVFSLAPGSGMVNSVSNGISYGTRKSLAAVAGLQIGLAIHIVLVGVGIGALVAQSASVFTVIKWFGAGYLIWLGVQKWRDTSTLTTHHADKALPASAMMRKATLINLTNPKSVVFLVALFPQFIDPASEQLTQFLFLGVTTVVIDSIVMVGYTSLAAQMGRFIRSDKVMSKLNKLFGSMFIFCGALLATTKA; this is translated from the coding sequence GTGGATATGCATATTTGGTTCGCCTATGTAGTTACAGCGGTTGTGTTTAGTTTGGCTCCCGGTTCTGGCATGGTAAATTCTGTTAGTAACGGTATTTCCTACGGTACCCGAAAATCATTGGCTGCGGTTGCGGGGCTGCAGATTGGCCTAGCAATACATATCGTGTTAGTTGGGGTTGGTATTGGCGCGCTCGTCGCGCAGTCTGCCTCTGTATTTACCGTTATCAAATGGTTTGGAGCAGGATATCTGATTTGGCTTGGGGTTCAAAAATGGCGAGACACCTCTACCTTGACCACACACCATGCCGATAAAGCATTGCCAGCTAGTGCCATGATGCGCAAAGCGACACTGATTAATCTGACCAACCCTAAGTCGGTTGTTTTTTTGGTCGCACTTTTTCCTCAGTTTATTGACCCTGCCAGTGAGCAACTAACGCAATTCTTATTTTTAGGTGTTACCACAGTCGTGATTGATTCCATAGTCATGGTTGGATACACGTCTTTAGCTGCGCAAATGGGGCGTTTTATTCGCTCAGATAAGGTCATGAGTAAACTCAATAAGCTATTTGGCTCCATGTTTATATTTTGTGGGGCATTACTCGCGACAACGAAAGCATAG
- a CDS encoding alpha/beta fold hydrolase codes for MNKSSVTIQPSYTQELNFEQVINSDITQLWARREEGFIQSFDKTRLYWIKISSAHNNKAIVIVNGRIECVWKYQELFFDLFQQGYNIYSFDHRGQGLSERLIDDSQMGYVDDFEDYTHDLHHLVQHFSLERYKSLYLMGHSMGGNIVTRYLQTYPQHPFAAIALSAPMFGVNLPWHLQLVAIPFNQLMAVLSSQPKFAPGQLPYYPKPFDGNLLSQSHVRYQWFRALYEQKPELKIGGASHRWVWQGLMAAQKCHLMARHIKNPLLILQAGDDKVVSNCDQLKFYNKVIKNNHDCVLKVIENSRHEILFEKDEYRNQALDSILSFYRRY; via the coding sequence ATGAATAAATCATCCGTAACTATTCAACCCTCTTATACCCAAGAGTTGAATTTTGAGCAAGTAATCAATAGCGATATTACTCAGCTATGGGCAAGACGTGAAGAAGGTTTTATTCAATCCTTTGATAAAACTCGTTTGTACTGGATAAAAATTTCATCCGCCCACAATAACAAAGCCATTGTGATCGTCAATGGGCGTATTGAGTGTGTTTGGAAGTATCAAGAACTCTTCTTTGACCTCTTCCAGCAAGGTTATAACATTTACTCTTTCGATCATCGCGGCCAGGGTTTATCCGAACGATTAATCGATGACAGCCAGATGGGCTACGTTGATGATTTTGAGGACTATACTCATGATTTACATCACCTAGTGCAACACTTTAGTTTAGAACGATACAAAAGCCTCTACCTGATGGGACACTCCATGGGTGGCAATATCGTAACTCGTTACCTTCAAACATACCCTCAACATCCCTTTGCCGCTATTGCACTAAGTGCACCCATGTTTGGTGTCAATCTGCCTTGGCACCTTCAACTTGTTGCCATTCCTTTTAATCAGCTGATGGCCGTGCTTTCAAGCCAACCAAAGTTTGCTCCAGGGCAACTGCCATACTATCCAAAGCCCTTTGATGGAAACCTACTCAGTCAAAGCCATGTCCGCTACCAATGGTTTAGAGCCTTGTACGAGCAAAAACCGGAACTTAAAATTGGTGGCGCTAGCCACCGGTGGGTGTGGCAAGGCCTTATGGCCGCCCAAAAATGTCATCTGATGGCAAGACACATTAAGAACCCGCTTCTTATCCTGCAAGCGGGCGATGACAAAGTTGTCTCCAATTGTGATCAACTAAAGTTTTACAACAAAGTGATTAAAAACAATCACGACTGTGTATTAAAAGTCATCGAAAACTCGCGCCACGAGATTTTATTTGAAAAGGATGAATATCGGAACCAAGCACTCGATAGCATTCTCTCTTTTTACCGCCGTTATTGA
- a CDS encoding Cof-type HAD-IIB family hydrolase, which translates to MTEIRTETPFQLVASDLDGTLLAPDHKLSEFSKHTLKELFQKGYTFIFATGRHHIDVAGIRSQVGIPAYMITSNGARVHDKDDNLMYSNNIPSDLVQPVIDIVRQDPDIFIHIYQDETWLLNREDETTAIFHSESDFNVEMFDSHAAPTSGIAKIFFTHPNKDHEHLVQFENLLNDKFAGKLNVAFSTPWCLEVMAAEVSKGEALNVIATSLGLTLENCIAFGDGMNDVEMLTMAGKGLVMETAHDKVKNALPDNEVIGSNANDAVAHYLHTHLF; encoded by the coding sequence ATGACAGAAATACGCACAGAAACCCCTTTTCAACTCGTCGCCTCAGATTTAGATGGCACCTTACTTGCACCCGATCATAAACTCAGCGAGTTCTCCAAACACACCTTGAAAGAGCTGTTTCAAAAAGGTTATACCTTTATTTTTGCAACTGGTCGTCATCACATTGATGTCGCTGGCATTCGAAGCCAAGTAGGAATTCCTGCTTACATGATCACCTCTAACGGTGCTCGAGTTCATGATAAAGACGATAATCTGATGTACAGCAATAACATACCATCAGACTTGGTCCAACCTGTAATAGATATAGTGCGTCAAGACCCTGATATTTTTATTCACATTTATCAAGACGAAACTTGGTTATTAAACCGTGAAGATGAAACAACCGCAATCTTTCATAGTGAGTCTGATTTTAATGTTGAGATGTTTGACTCTCATGCTGCGCCAACCTCAGGCATCGCTAAAATTTTCTTTACTCATCCGAATAAAGATCATGAACATTTAGTTCAATTTGAGAACTTGTTAAATGATAAATTTGCAGGAAAACTCAATGTCGCCTTCTCAACACCTTGGTGTCTTGAAGTAATGGCAGCCGAGGTTTCTAAGGGTGAAGCGCTTAACGTTATCGCTACGTCTCTTGGTTTAACACTTGAAAACTGCATTGCATTTGGCGACGGAATGAATGATGTTGAAATGCTAACAATGGCAGGTAAAGGACTTGTAATGGAAACAGCGCATGACAAAGTAAAAAACGCTCTTCCAGATAACGAAGTGATAGGCAGCAATGCTAATGATGCAGTTGCCCACTACCTGCATACCCACCTTTTCTAA
- a CDS encoding EVE domain-containing protein produces the protein MAYWLFKTEPDTFSIDTLRTQVTSCWEGVRNYQARNMLRDKVKVGDLVFIYHSSCKHVGVAGIAKVIRESYPDHFAFDPESEYFDAKSSAENPRWFMVDIEFVRKTQRVIPLSVMKAMPELENMPLVKPGSRLSVMPVSDDEWQAILEKEAGAWL, from the coding sequence ATGGCATATTGGCTATTCAAAACTGAACCAGACACTTTCTCTATTGACACACTTCGCACACAGGTTACTTCCTGCTGGGAAGGTGTCCGTAACTACCAAGCGCGTAATATGCTCAGAGACAAAGTTAAAGTTGGTGATTTAGTATTCATCTATCATTCGTCTTGCAAACATGTTGGCGTGGCTGGCATTGCTAAAGTGATAAGAGAGTCCTATCCGGATCATTTCGCCTTTGACCCAGAGAGTGAATATTTTGATGCTAAGTCTTCAGCCGAGAATCCACGCTGGTTTATGGTGGATATTGAGTTTGTGAGAAAAACGCAGCGTGTGATCCCGTTATCTGTGATGAAAGCAATGCCAGAGCTTGAAAACATGCCGTTAGTGAAACCTGGTAGCCGCCTGTCAGTCATGCCGGTCAGTGACGATGAATGGCAGGCGATACTCGAAAAAGAAGCAGGAGCTTGGTTGTAG
- a CDS encoding COG3650 family protein, whose protein sequence is MKALKNPVVVTAALLLQACSSFQSNHADTPLATLSNPSSIKPQSFVIRGEVVLGNEVRSIVPCGSKQQYWLDMPEDRFQQGQKLAPSPYAPLYGEMIGHLETADKKGIDGNYSARFVVEQINLLTAENPKRCNQPAQPTKAFGNEPFWSVEFKQSSLLFNQMGYPKQEFDLQSSKLQQERRRYTFSNGHLELNQQSCTDTMSDSLYGWSASLSLSDKNYRGCATLSNQDPSLNWAAIYQAKSTKNSAFSVSLTLNPDHTASTTYSYQNGGEDTVEKGFWQQLNNQQIQVVSTHLQGQVLRSERIYTQFESGQLKATQEKVGTVVYDIADGGLNLYKSANIDSEKPTVSDSNKIFSSAEFNPKVDHALRSYFTKTNQDAADTRYRWLTYDLNNDGQEELLVQLDWCGSGGCTMLIFSNSNREWQFNSRITLVQTPLNLGTNSHHNWRDLVMFVSGGGAIPNQHTLKFDGSQYPLNPSNAPVANYQEISPIQLFADGITPHQGGIKL, encoded by the coding sequence ATGAAGGCGTTAAAAAACCCAGTAGTGGTCACAGCTGCTTTACTACTCCAAGCTTGTTCTAGTTTCCAGTCTAACCACGCAGATACACCACTTGCTACACTCAGTAACCCTTCATCTATCAAGCCTCAGTCGTTCGTTATACGAGGGGAAGTCGTTTTAGGTAATGAGGTCCGCTCAATTGTACCCTGTGGCAGTAAACAGCAGTACTGGCTAGATATGCCAGAAGACAGATTTCAACAAGGACAAAAGCTAGCCCCCTCCCCATACGCTCCCTTATATGGAGAAATGATAGGTCACTTGGAGACAGCAGATAAAAAAGGCATTGATGGCAACTATTCTGCTCGCTTCGTTGTTGAACAGATCAACCTTTTGACGGCAGAAAACCCCAAACGCTGTAATCAACCCGCTCAGCCAACAAAAGCCTTCGGTAATGAACCCTTTTGGTCAGTAGAATTTAAGCAAAGCTCACTACTTTTTAATCAAATGGGCTATCCAAAACAAGAATTCGATTTACAATCAAGCAAGCTTCAACAAGAACGTCGCCGATACACGTTCAGCAATGGACACCTAGAGCTCAACCAACAAAGCTGTACAGATACCATGAGTGACAGCCTATATGGCTGGAGCGCATCACTCAGTCTTAGTGATAAAAACTATCGAGGCTGTGCCACACTTTCCAATCAAGATCCCTCATTAAACTGGGCTGCGATTTATCAGGCCAAATCGACCAAAAACTCGGCCTTTAGTGTTAGCCTGACATTAAATCCAGACCATACTGCTAGCACCACATACAGCTACCAAAATGGCGGTGAAGACACGGTAGAAAAAGGGTTTTGGCAGCAGCTAAACAACCAACAAATCCAAGTGGTCAGTACTCATTTACAAGGTCAGGTGTTACGCTCTGAGCGCATCTACACTCAATTTGAATCCGGCCAACTAAAAGCAACACAAGAAAAAGTGGGAACTGTGGTATACGATATTGCTGACGGAGGCTTAAACCTCTACAAATCAGCAAACATAGACTCAGAAAAGCCTACTGTATCAGACAGCAACAAAATATTTTCAAGTGCTGAGTTCAATCCTAAAGTGGACCACGCATTACGTTCTTACTTTACCAAGACCAATCAGGACGCTGCCGACACACGTTATCGCTGGCTTACGTATGATTTGAATAATGATGGGCAGGAAGAGCTGTTAGTCCAATTAGATTGGTGTGGTTCAGGTGGCTGTACCATGTTGATTTTTAGTAACAGTAATAGAGAGTGGCAGTTCAATAGCCGCATCACGTTAGTGCAAACGCCATTAAACTTAGGCACTAACAGTCATCATAACTGGCGAGATCTCGTGATGTTTGTTAGTGGTGGCGGAGCTATTCCCAATCAGCACACATTAAAGTTTGATGGGAGCCAATATCCGCTTAACCCAAGTAATGCGCCTGTTGCTAACTATCAAGAAATAAGCCCTATCCAGCTTTTTGCTGATGGCATAACACCTCACCAAGGAGGAATCAAACTGTAA
- a CDS encoding tRNA-uridine aminocarboxypropyltransferase encodes MPTVCNLCRLKYNCVCEHLPSIDVRAHIAILMHENEQSRETNTGRWLLQSIQTTSRHIWQRNKPCSRLISLISDPSYKTFLLFPEEESQLVDKAIQLSEEQGKKPLFIIIDSTWQEAKKILRKSPWLADLPKVSLQTSAVSNYQLRRNQEPGHLCTLEVGAEIVQALGDTGSAEKLSLFLDHYNKVFHADKSGHQF; translated from the coding sequence ATGCCTACTGTTTGTAACCTATGCCGACTAAAATACAATTGCGTATGTGAGCACTTACCATCAATTGATGTCCGTGCACACATTGCAATTTTGATGCATGAAAATGAGCAATCGCGAGAGACTAATACAGGGCGCTGGCTACTTCAATCCATTCAAACAACCAGTCGGCATATTTGGCAAAGAAACAAGCCATGTTCTAGGCTCATATCTTTAATATCAGACCCAAGCTACAAAACCTTTTTACTTTTCCCCGAAGAAGAGAGCCAATTGGTAGATAAGGCCATACAGCTAAGTGAAGAACAAGGTAAAAAGCCACTTTTTATCATCATTGACAGCACATGGCAGGAAGCAAAAAAAATATTACGCAAAAGTCCATGGCTCGCAGACTTACCAAAGGTCAGTCTGCAGACAAGTGCTGTTTCAAACTACCAACTTCGCCGAAATCAAGAGCCTGGCCACTTATGCACCCTAGAAGTAGGAGCTGAAATTGTCCAAGCGCTAGGTGATACAGGCTCTGCCGAAAAGCTAAGCTTGTTTCTTGACCATTACAACAAGGTATTTCATGCAGATAAGAGCGGCCATCAGTTCTAA
- the yigB gene encoding 5-amino-6-(5-phospho-D-ribitylamino)uracil phosphatase YigB codes for MRFFRPLSAIDAMTFDLDDTLYDNRPVIRRLETEFVSWLHKHHPISATQPMSWWRQLKKELVRQDAWLANDLSLWRYKQIELGLYRLGYEEQQAQQAADEAMEQVRYLRSDFEVPQQTHRVLQALAKQIPLVAITNGNVDVERIGLADYFSLVLKAGQDGCAKPHRQMFDKAIEYLQLPPVKVLHVGDHLLSDVKGAKDCGLQTCWFNDQSAQLSKHPCARILPDIEVSSLTELESLAGNINN; via the coding sequence ATGAGGTTCTTTCGTCCATTATCCGCAATCGACGCTATGACTTTCGATTTGGATGATACCTTGTACGATAATCGCCCTGTCATCAGGCGCCTAGAAACCGAATTTGTCTCATGGTTACATAAACATCATCCTATATCAGCAACTCAACCTATGAGCTGGTGGCGACAGTTGAAAAAAGAGTTAGTTAGGCAAGATGCTTGGTTAGCCAATGATCTATCCTTGTGGCGCTATAAGCAGATTGAACTTGGTTTATACCGTTTAGGGTATGAAGAGCAGCAAGCTCAGCAGGCAGCTGACGAGGCCATGGAGCAAGTGCGCTACTTAAGGAGTGACTTTGAAGTGCCTCAGCAAACTCATCGAGTTCTGCAAGCTTTAGCCAAACAAATCCCTTTAGTGGCGATCACCAATGGTAATGTCGATGTTGAGCGTATTGGCTTGGCGGACTATTTCTCTTTGGTACTGAAAGCCGGGCAAGATGGGTGCGCAAAACCTCATCGACAAATGTTTGATAAAGCCATCGAGTATCTCCAGCTACCACCAGTTAAGGTATTGCATGTTGGAGACCATCTGCTAAGTGATGTGAAGGGCGCTAAAGATTGCGGACTGCAAACCTGCTGGTTCAACGACCAATCTGCACAGCTTAGTAAGCATCCGTGTGCTCGGATTTTACCCGATATTGAGGTGTCTAGCTTGACTGAGCTTGAGTCATTAGCTGGCAATATAAACAACTGA
- the xerC gene encoding tyrosine recombinase XerC, giving the protein MKPPTIPLPSDLQNPLNRFYEYLRSEKGLSLHTQRNYKQQLETMAGHLVTMGLKDWSQVDSTWVRQLASKGMRDGMKASSLATRLSSLRSFFDFLILRGQLTANPAKGVSAPRKQRTLPKNLDVDEVNQLLEVNEDDPLAIRDRALMELMYGSGLRLAETVSIDVRHLSLSSGEIRVVGKGDKERKVPFSGMAREWVTKWLKVRASIANADEPALFVSKLGGRISHRSVQKRLAEWGQKQSVASHISPHKLRHSFATHMLESSQNLRAVQELLGHENISTTQIYTHLDFQHLADVYDKAHPRAKKKEEK; this is encoded by the coding sequence ATGAAGCCACCAACCATTCCTCTTCCTAGTGACTTACAAAATCCATTGAATCGTTTCTATGAATACTTAAGAAGTGAAAAAGGACTGAGCCTACACACCCAGCGTAATTACAAACAACAACTAGAGACTATGGCAGGGCATTTGGTCACGATGGGCTTAAAAGATTGGTCTCAGGTTGACTCTACATGGGTTCGACAGCTTGCCAGTAAGGGTATGCGCGATGGAATGAAGGCGAGTAGCCTTGCAACACGATTATCATCATTGCGTAGTTTTTTCGACTTTTTAATCTTGCGCGGCCAACTCACAGCTAACCCAGCAAAAGGTGTCTCTGCACCGCGTAAACAAAGAACCTTGCCAAAGAATCTTGATGTTGATGAAGTAAATCAGCTGCTTGAAGTGAATGAAGATGATCCATTAGCCATTCGCGATCGCGCTTTGATGGAGCTAATGTATGGTTCAGGGCTGCGATTGGCGGAGACAGTGAGTATCGATGTTCGTCATCTAAGCTTATCTTCTGGTGAAATTCGTGTAGTCGGTAAAGGAGACAAGGAGCGTAAAGTCCCTTTTTCAGGTATGGCAAGAGAATGGGTAACAAAATGGCTTAAGGTTCGCGCGAGCATCGCTAATGCTGATGAGCCAGCCCTGTTTGTGTCTAAGCTCGGAGGAAGAATTTCTCATCGTAGTGTACAAAAACGTTTAGCGGAATGGGGGCAAAAGCAGTCAGTGGCGAGTCATATTAGCCCACATAAGCTTCGCCACTCCTTTGCAACTCATATGCTAGAGTCAAGCCAGAACTTGAGAGCAGTTCAAGAGCTTTTAGGGCATGAGAATATTTCTACCACTCAAATATATACTCATCTCGACTTTCAGCATTTGGCTGATGTGTACGATAAAGCGCATCCCAGAGCGAAGAAAAAAGAGGAAAAATGA